The Streptomyces sp. NBC_00691 genome has a segment encoding these proteins:
- the tap gene encoding telomere-associated protein Tap, translating into MNHPSSDPLDAVEALLAAVDEGQVLPAPAERVRLREAAGLTRAAVAQALGVRVPSIEAWEEGRAEPRAERLQAYRRLLDGLAQRYPTPMPARPAAPASGPAFAPAPMPSPEPVTEAPFTSQAAARAATAPESTRSHENTETQPAAAAAKSPPARRPSSTPRRPGETNPAPAGTPAGGSDPRFAHGPLAVVDVDADGQVVAYCTGGLVLDVPAKSLPALVDWTLEEARLGQPKLAGPGKDADPLLVLTEAALERYGLPTALTDAERLAGRIPENHKVVRQLLRAEWKLTKRGLGPWARIYRPATGSERACVQLCIPSWNALDTRNWSETGNLPPVDLARVLGVYASRVMTPRGSTAVTGLELMTALHPPTRASAPDAAGKRHSEHNPGSLGKDPVDCAPCEAPDGHPLLADLPRFHIRGPGEKLFEEAYDWARPMTDAECTLRHLVGIDVNMAFAAGANGLTVGLGAPTHVTAPVFDPKLPGSWLVDLSHVDLSKVKTGKERVRLDGSLLPSPFTPKGETPTGPAWYATPTVAYAVELGYEVRPIEAYVRHDNGRYLDGWYQRLRDAYLATMADLGVGADLPPEDFLTAMDGHKDRDPQLGLVVSAIKATVKGGLGKLRERPRGEGWRPGEPWRALARPTWRPDIRAAVISRTRVNLHRKIVKHAAFTGQYPVAILSDCVVYAAEGPSPLDFLPYREGKPLPGGFKLGINPGLVKHEGTQSVLWGEEVRDRFDAPELNLARYIKDGTVTDADNGE; encoded by the coding sequence GTGAACCACCCCTCTTCCGATCCGCTCGATGCTGTCGAGGCGCTCCTGGCCGCTGTCGACGAGGGCCAGGTCCTGCCCGCTCCGGCCGAACGGGTCCGCCTGCGGGAGGCCGCAGGCCTGACCCGGGCCGCTGTCGCGCAGGCGCTCGGCGTCCGAGTGCCGAGCATCGAGGCGTGGGAGGAGGGTCGCGCGGAGCCGAGAGCGGAGCGTCTCCAGGCGTACCGCCGCCTCCTCGACGGCCTCGCTCAGCGCTACCCCACCCCGATGCCCGCCCGGCCCGCGGCACCGGCATCGGGCCCGGCGTTCGCTCCGGCCCCGATGCCGTCCCCCGAGCCGGTCACAGAGGCTCCGTTCACCAGCCAGGCTGCTGCCAGGGCCGCCACGGCACCCGAGAGCACCCGGAGCCACGAGAACACCGAGACTCAGCCGGCGGCCGCGGCGGCCAAGTCGCCTCCGGCACGCAGACCGTCGTCGACGCCACGCCGTCCGGGCGAGACGAACCCGGCCCCCGCCGGTACGCCGGCAGGCGGCTCCGATCCGCGGTTCGCGCACGGCCCCTTGGCGGTCGTGGACGTCGACGCCGACGGGCAGGTCGTGGCGTACTGCACGGGCGGCCTGGTCCTCGACGTACCCGCCAAGAGCCTCCCGGCCCTGGTGGACTGGACGCTCGAGGAGGCGAGGCTCGGTCAGCCGAAGCTTGCCGGGCCGGGCAAGGACGCCGATCCGCTGCTCGTGCTCACCGAGGCCGCGTTGGAGCGTTACGGCCTGCCGACCGCGCTCACCGATGCGGAGCGGCTCGCCGGGCGGATCCCGGAGAACCACAAGGTCGTCAGGCAGCTGCTGCGCGCGGAGTGGAAGCTGACCAAGCGCGGCCTGGGGCCGTGGGCGCGGATCTACCGCCCCGCCACAGGTTCGGAGCGTGCCTGCGTCCAGTTGTGCATCCCGTCGTGGAACGCGCTGGACACCCGCAACTGGAGCGAGACCGGGAACCTCCCGCCCGTGGACCTCGCCCGCGTCCTGGGCGTCTACGCCTCCCGCGTGATGACGCCGCGCGGCTCCACGGCCGTGACCGGTCTGGAGCTGATGACCGCCCTGCACCCGCCGACCCGCGCCTCCGCGCCCGACGCGGCCGGCAAGCGGCACTCCGAACACAATCCCGGCTCCCTGGGCAAGGACCCGGTGGACTGTGCCCCGTGCGAGGCCCCGGACGGGCACCCACTCCTGGCGGACCTGCCGCGCTTCCATATCCGTGGCCCGGGGGAGAAGCTGTTCGAGGAGGCGTACGACTGGGCACGGCCGATGACGGACGCCGAATGCACCCTGCGTCACCTGGTCGGCATCGACGTCAACATGGCCTTCGCCGCCGGCGCCAACGGCCTGACCGTCGGCCTCGGCGCACCCACCCACGTCACCGCCCCGGTCTTCGACCCGAAGCTGCCCGGCTCCTGGCTGGTGGACCTCTCCCACGTCGACCTGTCGAAGGTGAAGACAGGCAAGGAACGGGTCCGGCTCGACGGCTCCCTGCTGCCCTCCCCGTTCACCCCGAAAGGCGAGACCCCCACCGGCCCGGCCTGGTACGCGACACCGACGGTCGCCTACGCGGTGGAACTCGGCTACGAAGTCCGCCCGATCGAGGCGTACGTCCGCCATGACAACGGCCGCTACCTGGACGGCTGGTACCAGCGGCTGCGCGACGCCTACCTCGCCACCATGGCCGACCTGGGCGTCGGCGCCGACCTGCCGCCCGAGGACTTCCTCACGGCGATGGACGGCCACAAGGACCGTGACCCGCAGCTGGGACTCGTCGTCTCCGCGATCAAGGCGACGGTCAAGGGCGGCCTGGGCAAGCTGCGCGAGCGTCCGCGCGGGGAGGGCTGGCGGCCCGGCGAACCGTGGCGCGCTCTGGCCCGCCCGACGTGGCGGCCGGACATCCGTGCGGCGGTCATCTCCCGTACCCGGGTCAACCTGCACCGCAAGATCGTCAAGCACGCGGCGTTCACCGGTCAGTACCCCGTCGCGATTCTCTCGGACTGCGTCGTCTACGCGGCGGAGGGTCCGTCACCGCTGGACTTCCTGCCCTACCGGGAAGGCAAGCCGCTCCCCGGCGGATTCAAGCTCGGAATCAACCCTGGCCTGGTCAAGCATGAGGGCACCCAGAGCGTCCTGTGGGGCGAGGAGGTCAGGGACCGTTTCGACGCACCCGAGCTCAACCTCGCCCGGTACATCAAGGACGGCACCGTCACCGACGCCGACAACGGCGAATAG
- the tpg gene encoding telomere-protecting terminal protein Tpg: protein MTMFGDGLDAAVHKAFTRPAPKSAGARMRYLVRKLGGTKAVADMLRISQRTVERYVRDQIKTPRPALAVRLEREVKARWQPQIRAKARRKAATTGGIVIDTRARLGYTAPIGSSDQDRIRHLTVALPPVYAARLFDAQEAGAGDAHLQQIAAEALKEVYFQDGGRRAGSLEEVRFTDIEHLEFDL, encoded by the coding sequence ATGACCATGTTCGGGGACGGCCTGGACGCCGCGGTGCACAAGGCGTTCACCCGCCCAGCACCCAAGAGCGCGGGCGCGCGGATGCGCTACCTGGTCAGAAAGCTGGGCGGCACCAAGGCCGTCGCCGACATGCTGCGGATCTCCCAGCGCACCGTCGAACGGTACGTGAGGGACCAGATCAAAACCCCCCGCCCCGCCCTCGCCGTACGTCTGGAACGCGAGGTGAAGGCGCGCTGGCAGCCACAGATCCGGGCCAAAGCCCGCCGGAAGGCAGCTACCACCGGCGGCATCGTCATCGACACCCGCGCCCGTCTCGGCTACACCGCCCCGATCGGCTCGAGTGACCAGGACCGCATCCGGCACCTGACCGTCGCCCTGCCACCCGTCTACGCCGCCCGCCTCTTCGACGCCCAGGAAGCAGGCGCCGGCGACGCCCACCTCCAGCAGATCGCGGCCGAGGCACTCAAAGAGGTCTACTTCCAGGACGGCGGCCGCCGCGCCGGCTCCCTGGAGGAGGTGCGGTTCACCGACATCGAGCACCTGGAGTTCGACCTGTAA
- a CDS encoding nitroreductase family protein, whose amino-acid sequence MRDHQGPPNGIHPLLAGRFSPGRFDPSAVVDDHALGLLLEAARWAPSAGNSQPWSFFTGRPGEPDHDRMLPHLAPSSARWATDAGLLVVTLTRRYVDDTRLLYSEFADYDLGQAIAHMTVQAQAMGLAAHQFRAFDLEGLAKELDPNPGWSIVSMVAVGKAAGGPPEGRDRLSVAQLRSAPWSPAEEQQGRDH is encoded by the coding sequence ATGCGCGATCATCAGGGGCCGCCCAACGGCATACACCCACTGCTTGCCGGGCGCTTCAGCCCGGGCCGGTTCGATCCCTCAGCGGTTGTCGACGACCACGCCCTCGGGCTCCTGCTGGAAGCCGCGCGGTGGGCACCGTCGGCGGGCAACTCCCAGCCGTGGAGCTTCTTCACCGGCAGGCCCGGTGAGCCGGACCACGACCGGATGCTTCCTCACCTTGCGCCGAGTTCGGCCCGCTGGGCGACGGACGCGGGTCTGCTCGTCGTCACGCTGACGCGCCGGTACGTCGATGACACGCGGCTGCTCTACTCCGAATTCGCGGACTACGATCTCGGCCAGGCCATCGCCCATATGACGGTTCAGGCTCAGGCCATGGGGCTGGCCGCACACCAATTCCGGGCCTTCGACCTGGAAGGGCTCGCCAAGGAGCTGGATCCGAACCCGGGCTGGTCGATCGTCTCCATGGTCGCGGTGGGCAAAGCGGCCGGCGGCCCCCCGGAGGGCCGTGACCGGCTCAGCGTCGCGCAGTTGCGATCCGCCCCTTGGTCACCGGCGGAGGAACAGCAGGGGCGTGATCATTGA
- a CDS encoding CGNR zinc finger domain-containing protein, producing MCAAFPDFRLGNVLATSFTGTLSERHGAAVERIPTPHRLIDWLVVNGFAVDFCTTARLDLARELRKSIHTAATAAALQDALPACAVQVINDRSAQGRAAAILTAEGQRQWRLSSPSCVEDALSVIASDAIGLIAGERDGKLALCASPTCQAVFFDTSRSRTRRWRDMNTCGNRQKQARFTANKRKNPRTAG from the coding sequence ATGTGTGCTGCGTTCCCTGACTTCCGCCTCGGTAACGTGCTGGCGACCAGCTTCACCGGGACCCTGTCGGAGCGTCATGGCGCCGCGGTGGAGCGCATCCCCACGCCGCACCGACTCATCGATTGGCTGGTGGTGAACGGCTTCGCCGTGGACTTCTGCACCACTGCCCGGCTCGACCTCGCTCGGGAGCTGAGGAAGTCGATTCACACCGCCGCGACAGCGGCCGCGCTCCAGGACGCTCTCCCCGCATGTGCTGTCCAAGTCATCAACGACCGCAGCGCTCAAGGCCGGGCCGCGGCGATCCTGACGGCCGAGGGTCAACGGCAATGGCGGCTCAGCTCGCCCTCCTGCGTCGAAGATGCCCTCAGCGTGATCGCCTCCGACGCGATCGGCCTCATCGCAGGCGAACGAGACGGAAAACTGGCCTTGTGCGCATCACCGACCTGCCAAGCCGTCTTCTTCGACACCAGTCGAAGTCGCACCCGCAGATGGCGCGACATGAACACGTGCGGGAATCGTCAGAAGCAAGCACGCTTCACTGCGAACAAGCGCAAGAACCCCAGAACAGCAGGGTGA
- a CDS encoding epoxide hydrolase family protein, with protein MPRPTSDVQACEAHAPDADLDDLRARLAAARLPEVETVYSAAPGPRRWEQGVPLADLVDVVNYWRTGYDWRSFEERLNRIGQFRTTIDGLGIHFLHRRSARADATPLILTHGWPDSIARFIDVVDELADPKDTHAPAFHVVVPSLPGFGYSDKPAVTGWGTEKIAAAWVELMGRLGYSKFAAHGGDWGGNITTVLGGRFPAHVLGIHTTFAEAPPGLTTDGLTAAERKWTEETRDFWRHHAAYAKQQATRPQTIGYSLVDSPVGLLAWILDKFAEWSDTEDSPFETISRDRVLDDVTLYWLTRTGASAARIYYESHNSLDPELRVDVPSALTMYPRDVEKCPRPWAQERYRNIVRWGLPEAGGHFPSLEVPDHFVKDLREGLTAILAAER; from the coding sequence ATGCCCCGCCCAACCAGCGACGTGCAGGCATGTGAAGCCCACGCACCTGACGCCGACCTCGACGATCTGCGCGCGCGACTGGCCGCGGCGCGGCTACCGGAGGTCGAGACGGTCTATAGCGCCGCGCCCGGCCCGCGCAGATGGGAACAGGGAGTTCCTCTCGCCGACCTCGTCGATGTCGTGAACTACTGGCGTACCGGGTACGACTGGCGGTCGTTCGAAGAGCGTCTCAACCGGATCGGCCAGTTTCGCACGACCATTGATGGTCTCGGAATCCATTTCCTGCACCGCCGATCCGCGCGCGCGGACGCCACTCCTCTGATCCTGACGCACGGATGGCCGGACAGCATCGCTCGGTTCATCGACGTGGTGGACGAGCTGGCGGATCCGAAGGACACGCATGCGCCGGCGTTCCACGTCGTGGTCCCGTCGCTGCCAGGTTTCGGCTACAGCGACAAGCCGGCCGTCACCGGATGGGGAACCGAAAAGATCGCGGCCGCATGGGTGGAACTGATGGGAAGGCTCGGATACAGCAAGTTCGCAGCCCACGGCGGTGACTGGGGAGGCAATATCACCACGGTTCTCGGCGGCAGATTCCCGGCGCACGTCCTCGGCATCCACACGACCTTCGCGGAGGCACCGCCCGGATTGACAACGGACGGGCTGACGGCGGCTGAGCGCAAATGGACCGAGGAGACCCGCGACTTCTGGCGCCACCACGCGGCGTACGCGAAACAGCAGGCGACCCGACCGCAGACCATCGGCTACTCGCTCGTCGACTCACCGGTCGGTCTTCTTGCCTGGATCCTCGACAAGTTCGCCGAGTGGTCAGACACCGAGGACAGCCCGTTCGAGACGATTTCCAGAGACCGCGTTCTCGACGACGTCACCCTGTACTGGCTGACGCGGACCGGCGCGTCGGCGGCGCGCATCTACTACGAGAGTCACAACTCGCTCGACCCCGAGCTTCGGGTCGACGTCCCGTCAGCGCTCACCATGTATCCCCGCGACGTGGAGAAGTGTCCGCGGCCCTGGGCACAGGAGCGGTACCGAAACATCGTGCGGTGGGGATTGCCCGAAGCCGGGGGACATTTTCCGTCGCTGGAGGTTCCCGACCATTTCGTCAAGGACCTACGAGAAGGACTCACCGCCATACTGGCTGCCGAACGGTGA
- a CDS encoding ATP-binding protein, with protein sequence MPKNPPESMQHHLRQRLNRHARACWPLVDALTVRFRAGFAYVAAELPGGKRLPLCRLRFTGVLHTWGFALPLAGNDGYRDDTLPSGLPAGSPEEALDCAGDLFLNALARAIRVPAGLVVLVGPPASGKTSFVRALIARRQIDAEAVVSSDEIRGELFGTSSAETESDAADARIFEERDRRIVARLATGRSAVAESTNVTPQARARLIAIARSFDAPVTMLRFNPDAADLLQQYTERGRTDLTAADVHAYAAVMARDAGADQLRSEGATTVHDVPGRRQGTTPSEAAARFSFA encoded by the coding sequence GTGCCGAAGAACCCCCCGGAATCGATGCAGCACCACCTGCGCCAGCGCCTGAACCGCCACGCCCGCGCATGCTGGCCCCTCGTCGACGCCCTCACGGTCCGTTTTCGCGCAGGATTCGCCTACGTGGCGGCCGAGTTGCCCGGCGGGAAGAGACTGCCGCTGTGCCGACTGCGCTTCACGGGCGTCCTGCACACCTGGGGCTTCGCCCTCCCTCTGGCCGGCAACGACGGCTACCGGGACGACACCCTGCCCAGCGGACTGCCGGCCGGCTCCCCGGAGGAAGCCCTCGACTGCGCAGGCGACCTCTTCCTCAACGCTCTCGCGCGGGCCATCCGGGTGCCGGCGGGACTCGTCGTCCTCGTCGGCCCACCGGCCTCGGGCAAGACCAGCTTCGTTCGGGCACTGATCGCGCGTCGGCAGATCGACGCGGAAGCCGTGGTGTCCAGCGACGAGATCCGCGGAGAGCTTTTCGGCACCTCATCCGCGGAAACGGAATCCGACGCGGCGGACGCGCGGATCTTCGAGGAACGTGACCGCAGGATCGTCGCCAGGCTCGCCACCGGACGCAGCGCGGTCGCCGAGTCGACGAACGTCACCCCGCAGGCACGCGCACGGCTCATCGCCATCGCCAGGAGCTTCGACGCCCCGGTGACCATGCTGCGATTCAATCCGGACGCCGCCGACCTCCTCCAGCAGTACACCGAGCGAGGCCGCACCGACCTCACCGCCGCAGACGTGCATGCCTACGCCGCGGTCATGGCCCGAGACGCCGGTGCCGACCAGCTCCGCTCCGAGGGCGCAACGACCGTTCACGATGTCCCCGGACGTCGCCAAGGGACCACACCCTCCGAAGCCGCCGCGCGCTTCTCCTTCGCCTGA
- a CDS encoding DUF6426 family protein — MGRHRHVLGAKTEVPTDCHRNADSMPVRGNRTVKYQVSYQVSANISANAATVLSSSLGAQLNTQIEQSYSVDVTLEPGQSWALFVEYQTFTYSVTSTNWLGYTTTEYVDVVRPTGKVTSRWC, encoded by the coding sequence GTGGGGCGACATCGACATGTTCTCGGCGCCAAGACCGAGGTGCCGACCGACTGCCACCGCAACGCCGACTCCATGCCCGTACGGGGCAACAGGACCGTCAAGTACCAGGTCTCCTACCAGGTCAGCGCCAACATCTCGGCCAACGCCGCCACGGTGCTGTCGTCCTCGCTCGGTGCGCAGCTCAACACCCAGATCGAGCAGTCGTACTCCGTCGACGTCACCCTCGAACCGGGTCAGTCCTGGGCCCTGTTCGTCGAGTACCAGACCTTCACGTACTCCGTCACCTCCACGAACTGGCTGGGCTACACCACCACCGAGTACGTGGACGTGGTGCGGCCCACCGGGAAGGTCACCAGCCGGTGGTGCTGA
- a CDS encoding Fic family protein, whose product MARLLTVHPFADGNGRTARLLARRLRRLAVRPRPLPPGAGPRPTDDEGRPQPPPPPPRRPGTPPFPGGPRRTLDPGALDRHRVQTCPL is encoded by the coding sequence ATGGCCCGGCTGCTGACCGTCCACCCCTTCGCCGACGGCAACGGCCGGACCGCGCGCCTCCTCGCCCGCCGTCTCCGCAGACTGGCTGTGCGACCGCGTCCCCTACCCCCCGGAGCCGGTCCTCGCCCGACTGACGACGAGGGGCGTCCTCAGCCTCCACCCCCGCCTCCCCGGCGCCCTGGTACACCCCCCTTCCCTGGCGGTCCTCGAAGAACCCTGGACCCCGGAGCGCTGGACAGGCATCGCGTCCAGACATGCCCCTTGTGA
- a CDS encoding CatB-related O-acetyltransferase — MPPVPADPTVLHPMPEHPRVVLLKPLMKSPLIEVGDFSYYDDPDDPTAFETRNVLYHYGPERLVIGKYCALGTGVRFVMNGANHRMDGPSTFPFPTMGGSWADHFDLITGLPGRGDTVVGNDVWFGHGATVMPGVRIGHGAIIAAGALVAGDVPDYGIVGGNPARLIRCRYDAADVARLLAVAWWDWPVEHITRHVRTIMSGTVADLEEAAAHVDQP; from the coding sequence ATGCCGCCCGTTCCCGCAGACCCCACCGTGCTGCACCCTATGCCCGAGCACCCGCGTGTAGTTCTGCTCAAGCCGCTGATGAAGTCGCCGCTGATCGAGGTCGGTGACTTCTCCTACTACGACGATCCGGACGACCCGACCGCGTTCGAGACGCGCAACGTCCTCTACCACTACGGTCCCGAGCGGCTCGTCATCGGCAAGTACTGCGCGCTGGGTACGGGCGTCCGGTTCGTCATGAACGGCGCCAACCACCGCATGGACGGCCCTTCCACCTTCCCCTTCCCGACGATGGGAGGCTCCTGGGCAGATCACTTCGACCTGATCACCGGCCTGCCCGGCCGGGGCGACACGGTCGTCGGCAACGACGTGTGGTTCGGCCACGGCGCCACGGTCATGCCCGGCGTACGGATCGGTCACGGCGCGATCATCGCCGCCGGCGCCCTGGTCGCCGGGGATGTCCCCGACTACGGCATTGTGGGAGGCAACCCCGCCCGGCTCATCCGCTGCCGCTACGACGCCGCGGACGTCGCCCGGCTCCTCGCCGTCGCGTGGTGGGACTGGCCCGTGGAGCACATCACCCGGCACGTACGGACGATCATGTCGGGGACCGTCGCCGACCTCGAGGAGGCCGCCGCACACGTCGATCAGCCCTGA